From Alienimonas californiensis, a single genomic window includes:
- a CDS encoding response regulator, which yields MLSRRLRRRGFDVVLATNGSEGVAMARTETPDLILMDLNMPDLDGWEATRLLKESPDTQHLPIVVLTAHEIPGNRERLIEAGCAEYHTKPVEMPRLLVQIESILKSIRRDS from the coding sequence ATGCTTTCGCGCCGACTGCGACGGCGTGGGTTCGACGTGGTCCTGGCGACGAACGGGTCCGAAGGCGTGGCGATGGCTCGCACCGAGACCCCCGACCTGATCCTGATGGACCTCAACATGCCGGACCTGGACGGTTGGGAGGCGACGCGGCTGTTGAAGGAATCGCCGGACACACAGCATTTGCCGATCGTCGTCCTGACCGCTCACGAGATCCCGGGCAACCGCGAGCGGCTGATCGAGGCCGGCTGCGCGGAGTACCACACGAAGCCGGTTGAAATGCCGCGGTTGCTCGTACAAATCGAATCGATCCTGAAGTCGATCCGAAGGGACTCGTGA
- a CDS encoding DUF1501 domain-containing protein, with product MPRPDLGLLTRRQTLCGLGASLGAVALTDLLSREGAAADAVEAAPQPMHPAKAKRVIMLFMEGGPSQADTFDPKPTLNRLHKKESTRTDGLETGERFYVGSPFGFRQAGDNGLWMSDRWEHLAAPDVANELCNYRGLQAESLNHPEALFHMNTGSRLGADPAVGAWANYGLGSLNENLPSYVVMTELAAPQGGAGNWSNGFLPPEYRGTRLRPVGSPILDLDAPPHRSRAHQRRMLDELAALNAGHPAAGEDPRLAARTAGYELAFRMQSDVPEAVDLAAETAETHALYGLDRKETETFGRQCLTARRLIERGVRFVQVFSGGWDSHDYLERGHGSRIASVDKPFAGLIHDLKRRGLLEDTLVVWTGEFGRTPDNNRRGGVYSLGRGHNNKAMTMLLAGGGVRPGVVGATDEFGAEAVECVHPIRDLHVTLLHLLGLDDNRLTYFHAGRHKQLSQFGGEVIRDLLA from the coding sequence ATGCCCCGTCCCGACCTCGGATTGCTCACCCGTCGCCAGACCCTGTGCGGGCTGGGGGCCTCGCTGGGGGCGGTGGCCCTCACGGACCTGCTGTCCCGTGAGGGCGCCGCGGCCGACGCCGTGGAAGCCGCCCCGCAGCCGATGCACCCGGCGAAGGCCAAGCGGGTGATCATGCTGTTCATGGAGGGCGGGCCGAGCCAGGCCGACACCTTCGACCCCAAGCCGACGCTGAACCGGCTGCACAAGAAGGAATCGACCCGCACCGACGGCCTGGAGACCGGGGAGCGGTTCTACGTCGGCAGCCCGTTCGGCTTTCGTCAGGCCGGCGACAACGGCCTGTGGATGAGCGACCGCTGGGAACACCTCGCCGCCCCGGACGTGGCGAACGAACTGTGCAACTACCGCGGTTTGCAGGCGGAGTCGCTGAACCACCCGGAGGCGCTGTTCCACATGAACACCGGCAGCCGGCTGGGCGCCGACCCCGCGGTCGGCGCGTGGGCGAACTACGGGCTGGGCAGCCTGAACGAGAACCTGCCGAGCTACGTGGTGATGACGGAGCTGGCCGCCCCCCAGGGCGGGGCCGGAAACTGGTCGAACGGCTTTCTGCCGCCGGAGTACCGCGGCACACGGCTGCGGCCGGTCGGCTCGCCGATCCTGGACCTCGACGCCCCGCCGCACCGCAGCCGGGCGCACCAGCGGCGGATGCTGGACGAATTGGCCGCCCTGAACGCCGGACACCCCGCCGCCGGCGAAGACCCCCGCCTCGCCGCCCGCACCGCCGGCTACGAACTGGCCTTCCGCATGCAGTCCGACGTGCCGGAGGCCGTCGACCTCGCCGCCGAGACCGCCGAGACTCACGCCCTCTACGGCCTGGACCGCAAGGAGACGGAAACCTTCGGCCGGCAGTGCCTGACGGCCCGCCGGTTGATCGAGCGGGGCGTGCGGTTCGTGCAGGTCTTCAGCGGCGGCTGGGACAGCCACGACTATCTCGAACGCGGCCACGGCTCCCGCATCGCCAGCGTGGACAAGCCGTTCGCCGGGCTGATCCACGATCTGAAGCGGCGGGGCCTGTTGGAGGACACGCTGGTCGTCTGGACCGGCGAGTTCGGCCGCACCCCCGACAACAACCGCCGCGGCGGCGTCTACTCCCTCGGCCGCGGCCACAACAACAAGGCGATGACCATGCTGCTGGCCGGCGGCGGCGTGCGGCCGGGCGTGGTCGGGGCGACCGACGAGTTCGGCGCCGAGGCCGTCGAGTGCGTCCACCCGATCCGCGACCTGCACGTCACCCTGCTGCACCTGTTGGGATTGGACGACAACCGCCTGACCTACTTCCACGCCGGCCGCCACAAGCAACTCAGCCAGTTCGGCGGCGAGGTGATTCGGGATCTGCTGGCCTGA
- a CDS encoding AI-2E family transporter produces MSLWLPPLAIAILASIAVLMLYLAQVIFVPLALGIILAFLLHPLVRLVERARVPRIPAVVTVVVLISAALTGVGVSVGNEFQTLARELRTDQAYMSNLEGKVADLRRFMSGGVMADLEAVLDRVGSNLEGPDADASGDRAILVQAEPESQFSSLVAAVSPLLGPLGTMALAIALVIFILISREDLRNRIISLFGRNHLSATTRAFDAAGRRIGRYLLMQLIINASYGFALGVVLLLVGVPYPLLWALLAALLRYVPYVGPFLGAIFPIGMSLVAFDGWSEPFLVIAFIVGLELFSNMVMEPVLFGQSVGISAVGLIIAAGFWTLLWGPVGLLIATPLTVCLVVLGQHVPQFRFFLDLLGDEQVLPPHASYYQRLLARDQQEAGDLAQTALRTSREPAHVCDSVLLPALLQTRRDRTQERISAEDEAYILQSTRFIVGELGRPQPGNHGGLLQRLGAVAAWGRPLSSADGGDSVAATVPPTSDNAASSQSRQPRFDIVACPSHHEVEELAIEMLAAAIGPTGHHVHALTTRTLPGEIVEVIRQRKPDAVFVAVIPPSGFLQASYLCRRLRKTFPELPIIVGYWGKKSRFDDVLVKLRSRGASFVTTSIGQTQKQISGMIESTPSANLHRPERSQVHASHSNY; encoded by the coding sequence GTGTCTCTCTGGCTCCCGCCGTTAGCGATCGCGATCCTCGCGTCGATCGCCGTCCTGATGCTGTACCTCGCACAGGTGATCTTCGTTCCGCTCGCCCTGGGCATTATCCTCGCGTTCCTGCTGCACCCGCTCGTGAGGCTCGTCGAGCGAGCGCGAGTTCCGCGAATCCCTGCGGTCGTCACGGTGGTCGTGCTGATCTCCGCTGCGCTGACGGGCGTCGGCGTGAGTGTGGGAAACGAGTTTCAGACGCTGGCCCGGGAGTTGCGGACAGATCAGGCGTATATGAGCAATCTTGAAGGCAAGGTCGCCGATCTGCGACGGTTCATGAGCGGCGGAGTCATGGCCGACCTGGAGGCCGTGCTTGACCGCGTCGGCTCAAACCTCGAGGGGCCGGACGCTGACGCCTCAGGCGATCGTGCAATCTTGGTTCAGGCCGAGCCGGAATCGCAGTTCAGCAGTCTCGTTGCCGCGGTCAGCCCGCTCTTGGGCCCGTTGGGGACGATGGCGCTGGCGATCGCACTCGTCATCTTCATCCTCATCAGCCGTGAGGATCTGCGCAACCGCATCATCAGCTTGTTTGGGCGGAATCATCTCTCCGCCACGACCCGCGCCTTTGACGCTGCGGGACGGCGGATCGGTCGATATCTTTTGATGCAGCTTATCATCAACGCGAGCTACGGCTTTGCGCTCGGCGTCGTGCTGCTCTTGGTGGGCGTCCCATACCCGTTGTTGTGGGCTCTGTTGGCCGCGCTCCTGCGCTATGTGCCTTACGTCGGCCCGTTTTTGGGGGCAATCTTTCCCATCGGGATGAGTTTGGTCGCCTTCGATGGCTGGTCAGAGCCGTTCTTGGTGATTGCGTTCATCGTCGGACTCGAACTTTTCAGCAACATGGTGATGGAGCCGGTTCTGTTTGGCCAGAGCGTCGGCATCTCGGCCGTCGGCTTGATCATCGCGGCAGGGTTCTGGACGCTGCTTTGGGGGCCGGTCGGGCTGCTGATAGCCACCCCGTTGACGGTCTGCCTCGTAGTCTTGGGTCAGCACGTTCCCCAATTTCGATTTTTTCTGGATCTACTGGGAGACGAACAAGTCTTGCCGCCTCATGCGAGTTACTACCAACGCCTACTCGCCCGCGATCAGCAAGAGGCCGGGGATCTGGCCCAGACGGCTCTGCGTACGTCGCGGGAGCCGGCCCACGTCTGCGATTCGGTGTTGCTGCCGGCGCTGTTGCAAACGCGGAGGGACCGCACTCAGGAGCGGATTTCGGCCGAGGACGAAGCGTACATCTTACAATCGACCCGTTTCATCGTCGGCGAGTTGGGGCGGCCGCAGCCCGGCAATCATGGCGGATTGCTCCAGCGTCTGGGGGCCGTGGCCGCCTGGGGGCGGCCCCTCAGTTCGGCGGACGGTGGCGACTCCGTAGCAGCGACAGTCCCACCGACATCCGACAACGCGGCGTCGTCGCAGTCCCGGCAACCCCGCTTTGACATTGTGGCCTGTCCTTCGCATCACGAAGTCGAGGAGTTGGCAATTGAAATGCTCGCGGCCGCGATCGGCCCGACTGGTCATCACGTGCACGCCCTGACCACCCGGACGCTCCCGGGAGAAATCGTCGAGGTGATCCGTCAGCGAAAGCCCGATGCGGTTTTCGTGGCGGTGATTCCTCCCAGCGGCTTCCTGCAAGCCAGTTATCTCTGTCGTCGCTTGCGGAAGACGTTCCCGGAGCTGCCGATCATCGTCGGGTACTGGGGAAAAAAGAGCCGTTTCGACGACGTGCTCGTAAAACTGCGCTCGCGCGGGGCGAGCTTTGTGACCACATCCATCGGACAGACCCAGAAGCAGATCTCGGGAATGATCGAATCGACCCCGTCCGCAAATCTCCACCGCCCGGAAAGGAGCCAGGTTCATGCCTCGCATTCTAATTATTGA
- a CDS encoding PSD1 and planctomycete cytochrome C domain-containing protein has product MRTDAACRLPIALVLAGACGLALTPGSAAAAEGDGAAAWPAEPDAETHFTLTVLPLLETRCGGCHGAGADEPGGALRTDSLKALLTGGESGSAAIVPGDPAGGTLMDAITWATYEMPPKEADRLSEKEVAAVRRWIADGAVWPDEATRERIRERDREAVETADGRLVATSGGQSEAWTGRRYAPADLWHLQPLPEANEPLSAGALAAFVDERVGAKLTEAGLEPAGRANPRDLLRRASFDLTGLPPTPEQSDAFLADHETDPDGAWERLIDRLLASPAYGERWARHWLDVARYADTGGMSNDFERSNMWRYRDYVIRAFNHDKPYDEFVLEQLAGDELADASVLERTGDEEAVQKARLSGDYTPGEAEQIVASGFLRLGPWDNAMIKNEEARQIYLDDVVNVTGQAFLSTTMRCAKCHDHKFDPLPTRDYYRLYSAFSTTHQAERPVPFLPEENRERFDEERAHVEEMLAFATERRDAIMDKQEAAARAWFDERGLPYLDPDARQSLRDEEKPPRHVGLTTAEQGELKVREQDVWIWTRRLERFEPMAQSVYNAGAARLAWNGARKLRIDAKSAGTEPPECFIFEGGALDAPGEPVKPGVLSATGLPVPGTDDYLLPESVDGRRLALARWIADPRNPITARSFVNRLWGWHFGMPLAENGNNFGVKGGKPSHPELLDRLAADFVAGGWQLKRLHRGLMLSEAYRRSARHADPDSIATADPDGRLLAAFPRRRLSAEELRDAMLAASGELAPTTGGLPVRPEMNMEVALQPRMLQFSLAPAYQPSPEPEIRNRRTVYAYLVRGQADPLLETFGQPGPNDSCELRETAATVPQAFTLLNGDAVNDRAAAMAARIAEEDVRGPDAVDRAFELALGRPATAVERERLVDFLAAAAEEHAHAAPQPPTYPTRIMRSLVEEFSGEPFEYEEILPTFAAYDPGVKPADLPPAQRALADVCLLLFNSNEFAYVE; this is encoded by the coding sequence ATGCGAACTGACGCCGCCTGCCGACTGCCGATTGCGTTGGTCCTGGCAGGCGCCTGCGGCCTCGCCCTCACGCCCGGCTCCGCCGCGGCGGCCGAGGGCGACGGGGCCGCGGCGTGGCCGGCGGAGCCCGACGCCGAAACGCACTTCACCCTGACGGTCCTCCCGCTGTTGGAGACCCGCTGCGGCGGCTGCCACGGCGCCGGCGCCGACGAGCCCGGCGGGGCGCTGCGAACGGACTCTTTAAAGGCCCTGCTGACCGGCGGGGAGAGCGGCTCCGCGGCGATCGTCCCCGGCGACCCCGCGGGGGGCACGCTGATGGACGCGATCACGTGGGCCACTTACGAGATGCCCCCGAAGGAGGCCGACCGGCTCTCCGAGAAGGAGGTCGCCGCCGTGCGCCGGTGGATCGCCGACGGGGCCGTCTGGCCGGACGAGGCGACGCGGGAACGGATTCGGGAGCGGGACCGCGAGGCGGTCGAAACGGCCGACGGGCGACTGGTCGCCACCAGCGGCGGGCAATCCGAAGCCTGGACCGGCCGCCGCTACGCCCCGGCGGACCTCTGGCACCTTCAGCCCTTGCCGGAGGCGAACGAGCCGCTGTCGGCCGGTGCCCTCGCCGCATTCGTCGACGAACGAGTCGGGGCGAAGCTGACCGAGGCGGGCCTCGAACCGGCCGGCCGGGCGAACCCGCGGGACCTGCTGCGGCGGGCGAGCTTCGACCTGACCGGCCTGCCCCCCACCCCGGAGCAGTCCGACGCCTTCCTCGCCGATCACGAGACCGATCCCGACGGGGCGTGGGAGCGGCTGATCGACCGGCTGCTGGCCTCCCCGGCCTACGGCGAGCGGTGGGCCCGGCACTGGCTGGACGTCGCCCGCTACGCCGACACCGGCGGGATGAGCAACGACTTCGAGCGTTCCAATATGTGGCGCTACCGCGACTACGTCATCCGGGCGTTCAATCACGACAAACCGTACGACGAATTCGTCCTCGAACAGCTCGCCGGCGACGAGCTGGCCGACGCCTCCGTGCTCGAACGCACCGGCGACGAAGAGGCCGTTCAAAAGGCCCGACTGTCCGGCGACTACACGCCGGGGGAGGCGGAGCAGATCGTCGCCAGCGGGTTCCTGCGGCTCGGCCCGTGGGACAACGCGATGATTAAAAACGAGGAGGCCCGGCAGATTTATCTGGACGACGTGGTGAACGTGACCGGGCAGGCGTTTCTATCCACGACCATGCGGTGCGCGAAGTGCCACGATCATAAGTTCGATCCGCTGCCCACCCGCGATTATTACCGCCTCTACTCCGCCTTCAGCACGACGCACCAGGCCGAGCGGCCGGTCCCCTTCCTGCCGGAGGAGAACCGGGAACGGTTCGACGAGGAGCGGGCTCACGTCGAGGAAATGCTCGCCTTCGCCACGGAGCGGCGGGACGCGATCATGGACAAGCAGGAAGCCGCCGCCCGCGCCTGGTTCGACGAACGGGGCCTGCCCTACCTGGACCCGGACGCCCGCCAATCCCTGCGGGACGAAGAAAAGCCCCCCCGCCACGTGGGTTTGACGACCGCGGAGCAGGGCGAACTGAAAGTCCGCGAGCAGGACGTCTGGATCTGGACCCGGCGGCTGGAACGCTTCGAGCCGATGGCCCAGAGCGTCTATAACGCCGGCGCCGCGAGACTGGCGTGGAACGGGGCCCGCAAGCTGCGGATCGACGCCAAGTCGGCCGGGACCGAACCGCCGGAGTGCTTTATCTTCGAAGGCGGGGCGTTGGACGCCCCCGGCGAGCCGGTGAAGCCGGGGGTGCTCAGCGCCACGGGGCTGCCGGTGCCGGGGACGGACGATTATCTCCTGCCCGAGAGCGTCGACGGCCGACGGCTGGCGCTGGCCCGCTGGATCGCCGACCCGCGGAACCCGATCACCGCCCGGTCCTTCGTGAACCGCTTGTGGGGCTGGCACTTCGGGATGCCGCTGGCGGAGAACGGAAATAATTTCGGCGTGAAGGGCGGCAAGCCCTCGCACCCGGAACTGCTGGACCGACTGGCGGCGGACTTCGTCGCCGGCGGTTGGCAGCTCAAACGGCTGCACCGGGGGTTGATGCTGTCCGAGGCCTATCGCCGCAGCGCCCGGCACGCGGACCCGGATTCGATCGCAACGGCCGACCCCGACGGCCGACTGCTCGCCGCGTTCCCCCGGCGTCGGCTTTCCGCCGAGGAACTGCGGGACGCGATGCTGGCCGCCTCCGGGGAGTTGGCGCCGACCACCGGCGGGCTGCCGGTCCGGCCGGAGATGAATATGGAGGTCGCCCTCCAGCCGCGGATGTTGCAGTTTTCCCTCGCCCCGGCCTACCAGCCCTCGCCGGAGCCGGAAATCCGCAACCGCCGCACGGTCTACGCCTATCTCGTCCGCGGTCAGGCGGACCCGCTGTTGGAAACCTTCGGCCAACCCGGCCCGAACGACTCCTGCGAACTGCGGGAGACCGCCGCCACTGTGCCGCAGGCGTTCACCCTGCTGAACGGCGACGCGGTGAACGACCGGGCCGCCGCGATGGCCGCCCGCATTGCGGAGGAGGACGTTCGCGGGCCCGACGCGGTGGACCGGGCGTTCGAGCTGGCGCTGGGCCGGCCGGCGACCGCGGTCGAGCGGGAACGGCTGGTCGACTTCCTCGCCGCCGCCGCGGAGGAGCACGCGCACGCCGCCCCGCAGCCGCCGACCTATCCGACCCGCATCATGCGGTCGCTGGTGGAGGAGTTCTCCGGGGAGCCGTTCGAGTACGAGGAAATCCTGCCCACGTTCGCCGCCTACGACCCCGGCGTGAAGCCGGCGGACCTGCCCCCCGCCCAGCGGGCCCTCGCCGACGTCTGCCTGTTGCTGTTCAACAGCAACGAGTTCGCCTACGTCGAATAG